Proteins from a single region of Ziziphus jujuba cultivar Dongzao chromosome 1, ASM3175591v1:
- the LOC107425032 gene encoding uncharacterized protein LOC107425032 produces MGVDYYKVLQVDKNAKDDDLKKAYRKLAMKWHPDKNPNNKKEAEAKFKQISEAYEVLSDPQKRAIYDQYGEEGLKGQVPPPDAGGPGGGATFFQTGDGPNVFRFNPRNANDIFAEFFGFSSPFGGMGGPGGVGGGSGMRGSRSFGGMFGDDIFSSFGESRPMSHAPRKAPPIENTLPCSLEELYKGTTKKMKISREIADASGKTLPVEEILTIEIKPGWKKGTKITFPEKGNEQPNVIPADLVFVIDEKPHSTFTRDGNDLVVTLKISLAEALTGYTVHLTTLDGRSLTIPINSVIHPNYEEVVPKEGMPIPKEPSRKGNLRIKFNIKFPTRLTSEQKSGIKKLLAP; encoded by the exons ATGGGTGTTGATTATTACAAGGTTTTGCAGGTTGATAAGAACGCAAAGGATGATGATTTGAAGAAGGCCTACAGAAAGCTTGCCATGAAATGGCACCCTGATAAGAACCCCAACAACAAGAAAGAAGCTGAAGCCAAATTCAAACAGATCTCTGAGGCCTATGAG GTCCTGAGTGATCCCCAAAAAAGAGCAATCTATGATCAATACGGAGAAGAAGGTCTAAAAGGGCAAGTTCCGCCCCCTGATGCAGGGGGACCCGGTGGTGGTGCTACCTTCTTTCAAACTGGGGATGGTCCGAACGTTTTCAGATTCAACCCCCGAAATGCCAACGACATTTTTGCTGAATTCTTTGGCTTTTCAAGTCCGTTTGGAGGAATGGGAGGTCCCGGTGGTGTCGGCGGTGGCAGTGGCATGAGGGGTTCGAGATCCTTCGGTGGGATGTTTGGGGATGACATATTTAGTTCATTTGGGGAAAGTAGGCCAATGAGTCACGCTCCGAGAAAGGCTCCGCCCATAGAGAATACACTGCCCTGTAGCTTAGAGGAGCTTTATAAGGGGACTACTAAGAAGATGAAGATCTCCAGGGAAATTGCTGATGCCAGTGG GAAGACCTTGCCAGTGGAAGAAATCCTAACCATTGAAATCAAGCCTGGCTGGAAAAAGGGAACAAAAATCACATTCCCAGAGAAGGGTAATGAGCAGCCGAATGTTATTCCTGCGGATCTCGTATTCGTTATCGATGAGAAGCCACACAGCACATTCACAAGGGATGGAAACGACCTAGTTGTCACGCTGAAGATCTCCTTGGCAGAAGCTTTAACAGGGTATACCGTCCATCTCACCACGCTAGATGGAAGAAGCCTCACCATTCCCATCAACAGTGTGATTCATCCAAACTACGAAGAGGTGGTGCCAAAGGAAGGAATGCCAATACCAAAAGAACCTTCAAGAAAGGGCAACTTAAGGATCAAGTTCAACATCAAATTCCCAACCAGGTTGACTTCAGAGCAGAAGTCCGGAATTAAGAAACTTCTGGCGCCCTGA